The Geotalea uraniireducens Rf4 genome window below encodes:
- a CDS encoding chemotaxis protein CheW has translation MEALLQVKGEDMTGELIQLVSFNLDHEEYGINVLKVREIIRMLNVTRVPNTPYYVEGVINLRGKVIPIISLRKKFNLAEADHDKRTRIMVMEVGGELMGFIVDEVSEVLRISEKEIQPPPPVVSSNIDQECMSGVINQADRLLVLLNLEKMFSLDEKMLFSSVTM, from the coding sequence ATGGAAGCATTATTGCAGGTTAAAGGCGAAGATATGACCGGTGAACTGATTCAGCTGGTCAGTTTCAATCTGGACCATGAAGAGTACGGGATCAATGTATTGAAAGTCCGGGAAATTATTCGCATGTTAAACGTTACGCGCGTTCCCAACACCCCCTATTACGTTGAAGGAGTAATTAATTTAAGGGGCAAAGTGATTCCCATTATTTCCTTGCGCAAAAAGTTCAACCTGGCAGAAGCAGACCATGACAAACGTACCCGGATAATGGTCATGGAAGTAGGTGGTGAGTTAATGGGATTTATTGTCGACGAAGTGTCGGAAGTTCTGCGGATCTCGGAGAAGGAAATTCAACCCCCTCCCCCCGTCGTCTCCAGCAACATCGACCAGGAATGCATGTCAGGTGTGATTAACCAGGCTGATCGGCTGCTTGTCCTTCTGAATCTTGAAAAAATGTTCTCCCTCGATGAAAAAATGTTGTTCAGCAGCGTGACCATGTAA
- a CDS encoding sigma-54-dependent transcriptional regulator, giving the protein MDSARILIADDDKKTRDFVAAFLSYKGYQVFQASDGQDALEKIELNDVHMVITDIMMPRVNGLEFIKKLKAMRPEIVTIAYSAFANFEMTANLLKAGAFFYLEKPFNLEELETHVKRGLEHQALQRQSFKSKPCIKNRSLLNNIIGESDRMLSLFEMIEKVAGSDSTVLIQGESGTGKELVARAIHDLSNRATKNFVPVNCAAIPDDLLESELFGHVKGSFTGAVATRIGRFEMADRGTLFLDEIGDMKPNLQVKLLRVLQNKELEPVGAARTKKVDVRIIAATNQNLEHLVASKIFREDLYYRLSVIPITLPPLRERKTDIPLLLNNFLEKFNRNKQRKVQSFDKNTMDILCNFDWPGNVRELENLVERLVILKGSGTITFQDLPEKYRGIKSAPKSERLTLPDTGFCLNSAVEDFENQLILQALEKTGGNKKEAATLLNLKRTTLIEKLKKKKLVFNDVSLSGS; this is encoded by the coding sequence ATGGACAGCGCCAGGATACTGATAGCGGATGATGATAAAAAAACCAGGGATTTTGTCGCGGCTTTTTTAAGCTACAAGGGGTACCAGGTTTTTCAGGCCTCAGATGGCCAGGATGCTCTGGAAAAAATTGAACTGAACGACGTGCATATGGTTATAACGGATATCATGATGCCACGGGTCAATGGTCTTGAGTTTATTAAGAAATTGAAAGCCATGCGCCCGGAAATTGTAACCATTGCCTACAGTGCTTTTGCCAACTTTGAAATGACGGCTAACCTGCTTAAGGCGGGTGCTTTCTTTTATCTGGAAAAGCCGTTTAATCTGGAAGAACTTGAAACACATGTCAAACGCGGTTTGGAGCACCAGGCCCTCCAGCGTCAGAGCTTCAAATCCAAGCCCTGCATTAAGAACCGTTCCCTCTTGAACAACATCATCGGAGAAAGCGACAGGATGCTTTCTCTCTTCGAGATGATAGAAAAGGTGGCAGGCTCCGACTCAACGGTTCTCATTCAGGGTGAGTCGGGTACCGGCAAGGAACTGGTAGCGAGAGCCATACATGACCTTAGTAATCGCGCTACGAAAAATTTCGTGCCGGTGAATTGTGCGGCAATACCGGACGATTTGCTGGAAAGCGAACTTTTTGGTCATGTAAAGGGCTCGTTTACCGGTGCGGTGGCGACACGTATCGGCCGATTTGAAATGGCCGACAGGGGAACCCTTTTCCTCGATGAAATCGGTGACATGAAACCGAATTTGCAAGTCAAACTTTTGAGAGTGTTGCAGAACAAGGAGTTGGAACCGGTTGGGGCAGCCAGGACAAAAAAAGTGGATGTACGGATAATTGCCGCTACTAATCAAAATCTGGAGCATCTGGTCGCTTCCAAGATATTCAGGGAAGACCTTTATTATCGGCTATCGGTGATTCCCATAACCCTACCGCCCCTCAGGGAGCGAAAGACCGATATTCCCTTGCTCCTCAACAATTTCCTGGAGAAATTCAACAGGAACAAGCAACGCAAGGTTCAATCTTTTGACAAAAACACGATGGACATATTGTGCAATTTTGATTGGCCCGGAAACGTTCGTGAACTGGAAAATCTTGTTGAACGACTGGTAATCCTCAAGGGGAGCGGCACAATAACGTTTCAAGATCTTCCTGAAAAATATCGTGGCATAAAATCTGCACCGAAGTCAGAACGTCTGACTCTCCCGGATACCGGCTTCTGTCTCAATAGTGCTGTGGAAGATTTTGAAAATCAGCTGATTTTGCAGGCACTGGAAAAGACGGGGGGAAATAAGAAAGAGGCAGCAACTCTCCTTAACCTTAAACGCACCACACTTATCGAAAAGCTGAAAAAAAAGAAGCTTGTGTTCAATGATGTATCGTTATCCGGTTCATAG